The following are encoded together in the Lactuca sativa cultivar Salinas chromosome 1, Lsat_Salinas_v11, whole genome shotgun sequence genome:
- the LOC128127181 gene encoding tetrahydroberberine oxidase-like, with translation MKKYSQIRSCVFLLVLCLSFSNSWANLSSLVDVTPGTENFISCIQPKSNNVTSFSQQLIITPVNASFIPIWQVAVQNTRFLKPSTPKPSIIVTPVDETLVQKALFCAKKHGYEMRIRSGGHDYEGLSYTADVPFVMLDFTNMRSIDVDVANRSAWVQPGAVLGELYYSISQKTDTLYFPAGVCPTVGVGGYMGGGGYGNLLRKYGTAADNVVDVRFMDVNGNILDRKSMGKDLFWAIRGGGASSFGIVLAWKLRLVPVPEKVTVFILNKTLEEGATKIFHKYQYVAPTIDRNLHIRTQVFAEYIGNTTKKTIRIMFEGIYQGTRDTLLPLLDEKFPELGVRREICEEIRSIQSTVVFWGLPSSTPIEILTNRSAIAKLNNKSKSDYVRTPIPIRGLRKIWRKLMQNDGSALLMINPFGGRMADYSESAIPYPHRAGVLLQILKTVNFNGQTSDTTPTSLKRIMWLRSLDELLTPYVSKNPREAYSNYNDLDLGVGSSNYEEASLWGERYWKRDNFQKLIRIKAKVDPDNFFRRPQSIPVF, from the coding sequence ATGAAGAAGTACTCTCAAATACGCTCCTGTGTCTTCCTTCTGGTTCTTTGTCTTTCCTTTTCTAACTCATGGGCAAACTTATCTTCCCTTGTTGATGTTACACCAGGTACGGAAAATTTCATAAGTTGCATACAGCCCAAATCCAACAATGTCACCTCCTTCTCTCAGCAGCTCATTATCACACCTGTCAATGCTTCTTTCATTCCCATTTGGCAAGTCGCAGTGCAAAACACTAGGTTCCTTAAACCCTCGACTCCTAAACCATCAATCATCGTGACACCTGTGGATGAAACACTTGTCCAAAAGGCTCTATTCTGCGCAAAGAAACATGGGTACGAGATGAGGATCAGGAGTGGGGGCCATGACTATGAAGGCCTATCATACACTGCTGATGTTCCCTTTGTTATGCTTGATTTCACCAACATGAGGTCTATAGACGTGGACGTAGCTAACAGGAGCGCATGGGTCCAGCCAGGTGCTGTGCTTGGTGAACTCTATTACAGTATTTCTCAGAAGACCGACACCTTGTATTTCCCGGCAGGTGTTTGCCCCACGGTGGGTGTTGGCGGGTACATGGGCGGTGGTGGCTACGGAAACCTACTGAGGAAATATGGTACTGCTGCTGATAATGTTGTGGACGTTCGCTTTATGGATGTCAATGGAAATATTCTTGACAGGAAGTCCATGGGTAAGGATTTGTTTTGGGCAATACGAGGAGGTGGTGCTTCCAGTTTTGGAATCGTTCTCGCATGGAAGCTCAGGTTGGTTCCGGTTCCAGAAAAAGTAACTGTATTCATACTGAATAAAACTTTGGAAGAAGGGGCAACCAAAATTTTCCATAAATATCAATACGTTGCGCCAACTATTGATAGAAATCTACACATAAGAACTCAGGTGTTTGCCGAATATATTGGCAACACCACCAAGAAAACCATACGGATTATGTTCGAAGGAATTTATCAGGGCACAAGGGACACATTGCTTCCGTTGCTGGACGAAAAATTTCCTGAGCTCGGTGTTAGACGAGAGATTTGTGAAGAAATTAGAAGCATCCAATCGACCGTTGTGTTTTGGGGCCTGCCAAGCTCCACCCCAATTGAGATCCTCACGAACCGGTCTGCTATAGCCAAGCTGAACAATAAAAGCAAATCAGACTATGTCCGGACACCAATTCCCATACGCGGTCTAAGAAAGATATGGAGAAAGCTCATGCAAAACGACGGATCGGCACTTCTCATGATCAATCCTTTTGGCGGAAGGATGGCTGATTACTCAGAGTCAGCAATTCCATATCCTCATAGAGCTGGGGTGTTGTTACAGATTCTCAAGACTGTTAATTTTAACGGTCAAACTTCAGACACGACCCCTACATCGCTCAAGAGAATAATGTGGCTTCGAAGCTTGGACGAGTTACTGACGCCTTATGTCTCAAAGAACCCAAGAGAAGCATATTCCAACTACAATGATCTAGATTTGGGTGTTGGAAGTTCTAATTATGAAGAAGCCAGTCTTTGGGGTGAGAGGTACTGGAAAAGGGACAATTTTCAGAAGTTGATTCGAATCAAGGCCAAAGTTGATCCGGATAATTTCTTCCGGCGTCCACAAAGTATCCCTGTTTTCTAA